A window of Haliscomenobacter hydrossis DSM 1100 contains these coding sequences:
- a CDS encoding NADP(H)-dependent aldo-keto reductase has protein sequence MQYHQLGKTDLNVSAICLGTMTFGEQNTEAEGHEQMDYALERGINFFDTAEMYSVPARKETQGSTERILGTWFKKTGKRDKVILASKITGPFSLYEIPRGPFNFSKEQIHAALDGSLSRLQTDYIDLYQLHWPERKMNMFGKRGFIYDPNDAWTDNFNEVLHTLGELVKAGKIRHIGLSNEAPWGVMRFLQESEKHNLPRVASIQNPYNLLNRLFEVGLAEIAIREKVGLLAYSPLGFGRLSGKFNRPGEDLSKARITLYKQYTRYNSPQCLQAVEGYLQIAERHGLHPAQMALAFVNSRPFLTSNIIGATTMAQLKENIDSIDVELSAEVLKEIEAVHAAIPDPAP, from the coding sequence ATGCAATACCATCAATTGGGAAAAACCGACCTCAACGTAAGCGCCATCTGTTTGGGAACCATGACTTTTGGGGAACAAAATACCGAAGCTGAAGGCCATGAACAAATGGATTATGCGCTGGAACGTGGCATTAATTTTTTTGACACCGCCGAAATGTACTCCGTACCCGCACGTAAAGAAACCCAGGGCAGCACCGAGCGCATCCTTGGCACCTGGTTCAAAAAAACGGGCAAGCGGGACAAAGTAATTCTTGCTTCAAAAATAACCGGCCCTTTCAGTTTGTATGAAATTCCTCGTGGTCCCTTCAATTTTTCAAAAGAACAAATCCATGCTGCACTGGATGGCAGCTTGAGCCGCTTACAAACCGATTACATCGACCTCTATCAACTGCACTGGCCCGAGCGCAAAATGAACATGTTTGGCAAACGTGGCTTCATTTACGACCCCAACGACGCCTGGACGGACAACTTCAATGAGGTCTTGCATACCCTTGGTGAATTGGTTAAAGCCGGAAAAATCCGCCATATTGGACTATCCAACGAAGCGCCCTGGGGAGTCATGCGTTTTTTACAAGAATCCGAAAAGCACAATCTACCCCGAGTGGCCAGCATTCAGAATCCCTACAATTTACTCAATCGTTTGTTTGAAGTGGGTTTAGCAGAAATTGCCATTCGGGAAAAAGTCGGGTTATTGGCATATTCTCCGCTGGGTTTTGGGCGACTATCGGGTAAATTCAATCGCCCTGGAGAAGACTTGAGCAAGGCACGCATCACCTTGTACAAACAATATACGCGTTACAACAGCCCTCAATGCCTGCAAGCGGTAGAAGGCTACCTACAGATTGCTGAAAGACACGGACTCCATCCGGCTCAAATGGCACTGGCCTTCGTCAATAGCCGTCCGTTTTTGACCAGCAACATCATCGGGGCGACTACCATGGCGCAGTTGAAGGAAAATATTGACAGCATTGATGTAGAGCTGTCCGCAGAGGTGTTGAAGGAGATTGAGGCGGTGCATGCGGCGATTCCGGACCCGGCACCATAG
- a CDS encoding PQQ-binding-like beta-propeller repeat protein has translation MNRFLHFLVFFAILLPAFAQAQPFKFAHISDTHIGSGATAAEDLERTVRDINAQDDIAFVIHSGDVTEFGSDAELRQAKNILSQLNKPLYIVPGNHDTKWSESGCNSFRAIFGGDRFAFDYGGYRFIGCNSGPNMRMAPGLVPREDLVWLDSIVSATSPQLPIIFVNHYPLDAGLANWDQVIDILKKRNTQVALCGHGHRNKYMDAAGIPNVMGRSNLRAKDPVGGYNLVSMQFDTMYYAERRPLRSQPNEGIQVMEPQGEDLPVWNKVFLFKHPYANQADDASTRPSYAINEQYPQVKTVWKFQDKSDIGAGIVANAELALYPNSAGQLVALDVKTGKQKWTYTTRGKIFSTPALGKDRVVLASTDSVVYCLALQTGKLLWKLKTNKSIVASPLIDGETIYLGSSEGKFRALTLKDGKELWSFNGVAGFVESIPCADAERVYFGDWGTFFYALDKKTGKLLWRWSNGQGSRGYSPAACQPVLADGKVFIAAPDRYFTALDAATGKEVWRSNYAKGRESIGISTDRKAIYSKAMQDSLVTFDTKGQKLWSLNLGFGYEIGPSPTVERDGVIYLATDKGVVYAVDQQKRQTSWAHKLSNALVNNVFPLGNGEILTTTMDGWVARLKYAE, from the coding sequence ATGAATCGATTTCTGCATTTTTTGGTATTTTTTGCCATTTTGCTGCCTGCCTTCGCCCAGGCTCAACCCTTCAAATTTGCCCACATCTCGGACACGCACATTGGTAGCGGAGCTACCGCCGCCGAAGACTTGGAACGCACTGTGCGCGACATCAATGCCCAGGACGACATCGCTTTTGTGATCCACTCGGGCGACGTGACCGAGTTTGGTTCAGATGCGGAGCTCCGGCAAGCCAAAAATATCCTGAGCCAACTCAATAAACCCTTGTACATCGTGCCGGGCAACCACGATACCAAATGGTCGGAAAGTGGCTGCAACAGTTTTCGCGCCATCTTTGGGGGCGATCGGTTTGCTTTTGACTACGGGGGGTATCGCTTTATCGGCTGCAACAGTGGCCCCAACATGAGGATGGCACCGGGTCTGGTGCCGAGGGAAGATTTGGTCTGGCTCGACTCCATCGTCAGTGCTACTTCCCCCCAGCTACCCATCATTTTTGTCAACCATTACCCGCTGGATGCAGGCCTGGCCAACTGGGACCAGGTCATTGATATTTTAAAAAAGCGGAATACCCAGGTTGCCCTTTGTGGGCATGGGCACCGCAACAAATATATGGACGCAGCAGGGATTCCCAATGTGATGGGGCGTTCTAATTTGCGCGCAAAAGACCCCGTAGGAGGCTACAATTTGGTGAGCATGCAGTTCGACACCATGTATTATGCCGAACGCCGACCGCTGCGCAGCCAACCCAACGAAGGCATTCAAGTCATGGAGCCTCAGGGGGAGGATTTGCCCGTTTGGAACAAAGTTTTTCTGTTCAAACACCCTTACGCCAATCAAGCGGATGACGCCAGTACTCGCCCTTCGTATGCCATTAATGAACAATACCCGCAAGTCAAAACAGTGTGGAAATTTCAGGACAAAAGTGACATCGGAGCTGGAATTGTCGCCAATGCGGAATTGGCCTTGTATCCCAACAGTGCGGGCCAATTGGTAGCGCTGGATGTAAAAACTGGAAAACAAAAGTGGACCTACACCACACGAGGCAAAATATTTTCAACTCCTGCCTTGGGCAAAGACCGGGTAGTGCTGGCCTCCACCGACAGCGTGGTGTATTGTTTGGCCCTGCAAACCGGGAAATTATTGTGGAAACTCAAAACCAATAAATCCATCGTAGCCTCACCTCTGATCGACGGTGAAACGATTTATTTGGGTAGTTCGGAAGGGAAATTCCGCGCCTTGACCTTGAAAGACGGCAAAGAATTGTGGTCATTTAATGGAGTTGCTGGCTTTGTAGAAAGCATTCCTTGTGCGGATGCCGAGCGGGTTTACTTCGGAGACTGGGGTACGTTTTTTTATGCTTTGGATAAAAAAACCGGGAAATTGCTCTGGCGCTGGAGCAACGGGCAAGGCTCGCGTGGATATTCTCCCGCCGCATGCCAACCTGTTTTGGCGGATGGCAAGGTGTTTATCGCTGCACCAGATCGCTACTTCACTGCCCTGGATGCCGCCACGGGCAAAGAAGTATGGCGAAGCAACTATGCCAAAGGCCGTGAATCCATCGGCATTTCCACCGATCGGAAGGCCATCTACAGCAAAGCCATGCAAGATTCATTGGTCACTTTTGACACCAAGGGACAAAAATTGTGGAGCTTGAATCTGGGCTTTGGCTACGAAATTGGTCCCTCGCCAACGGTTGAGCGCGATGGAGTGATTTATTTGGCTACCGATAAGGGGGTAGTATATGCTGTTGATCAGCAAAAGCGTCAAACCTCCTGGGCGCATAAACTGTCCAATGCCCTGGTGAACAATGTATTCCCACTTGGTAATGGGGAAATCCTGACTACAACGATGGATGGTTGGGTCGCCCGGTTAAAATACGCGGAATAA
- a CDS encoding M15 family metallopeptidase has translation MMQRLILFCLVLTNSFALRAQSCGLKVVNTLEGYRQKLAENPENELVEIIKIIPSVKLDIKYATKDNLIKQRVYKQARAFARKPVVEALQKIQAELNTQGLGLKIFDGYRPYAVTCLFYAAIRDTTFVAAPWRGSRHNRGCAIDLTLVDLKTGKTLPMPSGYDETTERSFHDYQGGTEEERKNRSILREAMTKNGFAIYKWEWWHYDFIGFERFDITDIPFEELSK, from the coding sequence ATGATGCAAAGACTAATCCTGTTCTGTCTAGTATTGACAAATTCATTTGCGCTGCGGGCGCAATCTTGTGGGCTAAAAGTTGTGAATACGTTAGAAGGCTACCGTCAAAAATTAGCCGAAAACCCCGAAAATGAACTGGTCGAAATCATCAAGATCATCCCCAGTGTCAAACTCGACATCAAGTACGCCACCAAAGACAACCTCATCAAGCAACGCGTGTACAAACAAGCCCGCGCTTTTGCCCGCAAGCCGGTAGTGGAAGCACTGCAAAAAATCCAGGCAGAGTTGAACACTCAAGGCCTGGGCCTCAAAATTTTTGATGGCTACCGGCCTTATGCGGTCACCTGTCTTTTTTATGCGGCCATCCGCGACACCACCTTTGTGGCGGCGCCCTGGCGGGGCTCACGCCACAACCGGGGCTGTGCCATTGACCTCACCTTAGTCGACCTCAAAACGGGTAAAACGCTGCCGATGCCTTCGGGCTACGATGAAACCACCGAACGTTCTTTCCACGATTACCAGGGGGGCACGGAAGAAGAACGCAAAAACCGGTCTATTCTGCGTGAAGCAATGACCAAAAATGGTTTTGCCATTTACAAATGGGAATGGTGGCACTACGATTTTATCGGGTTTGAACGGTTTGACATCACGGATATTCCGTTTGAGGAACTCAGCAAATAA
- a CDS encoding TAXI family TRAP transporter solute-binding subunit, with protein sequence MQAHLLKRVLVFSSVIMLVILAWFALSFYFQLYRKVNLSICAGRQNGEGYQFAQAIKKVVAIHYGYKIRNTSVLETPGSEANADSIIQGKADFALLQADVEHFPDNGGIVAILYADLFQLVVREGSDIKTMRDLKGKKIALPEKGSGQYASFWALAHYYGIGENDLDAYYFSGEEIHRRMAADSLDATFAVRALGNHFIQDLLRSGKARLISIEDIDAFRIDRPSLAASSIPRGAYGGDPYIPAETTPTIAVPRLLVARDKTDKEAVRLVTQLLFERRNDLIKALGPEYQHLSGSIEQPDGRQGTFIPLHPGAQAFYDREKPNFFTENIEIFGILISILLPLISGALGWYTNRIERQKNSADQYAKEVMTIVNGLKDTHDMEGLDIKREAMLNVLNRVMEDLDKDVLNLEGFHLFSFTWEMGYQALKERVRAVKVKK encoded by the coding sequence ATGCAAGCACATCTCCTCAAACGCGTCCTGGTCTTCAGTAGCGTAATCATGCTAGTGATTTTGGCCTGGTTTGCCCTTTCTTTTTATTTCCAATTGTACCGCAAAGTCAACCTCAGCATTTGCGCTGGCAGGCAAAATGGAGAAGGTTATCAATTTGCCCAGGCCATCAAAAAGGTAGTTGCAATACATTACGGGTATAAAATCAGGAATACAAGCGTCTTGGAAACCCCAGGCTCAGAAGCCAATGCCGACTCCATCATCCAGGGGAAAGCTGATTTTGCCTTATTGCAAGCCGATGTTGAACATTTTCCAGATAACGGCGGAATTGTGGCCATCCTGTATGCCGATTTGTTCCAATTGGTGGTCCGCGAAGGAAGTGACATCAAAACCATGCGCGACCTTAAAGGCAAAAAAATAGCCTTACCTGAAAAAGGCAGTGGACAATATGCTTCTTTCTGGGCTTTGGCACATTATTATGGTATTGGTGAAAATGATCTCGATGCCTACTATTTTTCAGGTGAAGAGATCCACCGACGCATGGCCGCCGACTCTTTAGATGCCACTTTTGCGGTACGTGCATTGGGCAATCACTTCATCCAGGATTTATTGCGCAGTGGCAAAGCCAGGCTGATTTCCATTGAAGACATCGATGCATTTCGCATTGATCGACCCTCATTGGCGGCCAGCAGCATTCCGAGGGGCGCTTACGGCGGAGATCCGTACATTCCAGCAGAAACTACACCAACCATTGCCGTGCCTCGTTTATTGGTGGCCCGAGACAAAACCGACAAAGAAGCAGTGCGTTTGGTGACGCAACTGTTGTTTGAACGCCGCAATGACCTGATCAAAGCATTGGGACCCGAATACCAACACCTCAGTGGCTCCATTGAGCAACCCGATGGCCGACAAGGAACTTTTATTCCCCTGCATCCTGGAGCACAGGCTTTTTATGATCGCGAAAAGCCCAATTTTTTTACGGAGAACATCGAAATTTTTGGCATCCTCATTTCCATTCTACTACCACTCATTTCTGGGGCACTGGGTTGGTACACCAATCGCATCGAACGGCAAAAGAATTCCGCAGATCAGTATGCAAAAGAGGTGATGACCATCGTGAATGGGCTAAAAGATACCCACGATATGGAGGGCTTGGACATCAAGCGCGAAGCTATGCTGAATGTGCTCAATCGGGTCATGGAAGATTTGGACAAGGATGTACTCAATTTGGAGGGATTTCACCTGTTTTCTTTTACCTGGGAAATGGGGTATCAGGCGCTGAAGGAAAGGGTAAGGGCGGTGAAAGTGAAAAAATGA
- a CDS encoding caspase family protein → MTKLHLLQIAINDYDPKSKVRSLRGCIKDADTFFVFLKEHYKHIFDPEDKDNKPLRLENDEATRANVIKKVKTLASRAKAGDFVIIQFAGHGSQSLSAIEFRDHPNTLKYDESLLLYDSRLPDGYDLADKEIAKLLAAFDEKVDLIFIADCCHAGTITREGEDEEMLARYEPARSGEPRPLSSYYGYDDPRNLQLPESNHIAITACEGKEKAFEQGQGVFTNALIEELTASERNASYAELFERVRTRVNQFSTAQTPQFDVSGNFNANRIFLSRDEKTANTYQVVRDSSTQQWKLMLGAVHGLSDDMKISVAIRPADHQNKPAKMARVKAVRMAHCLLEGFDADDYTIPYRAAIASVLKPSIKFNLLGDKQLCQQFKDQYHPDTPFFTVGFFVDAEYDIKLQTGKLGYSAELYQVSTGKIIHLIPGIKQFEQFMQQVASALQLVEKWERLLAVQSNHHTPNDNFEWYIDVDGDVHHEDQFSVELAQDAEKKVIAVPFDIWVKNSDQSPLYFTLLQFNRNYSIFAYRSAAEVGPGNLYKLRYSSFTIKGDALESKLIFKIIVSRKQLDQAQFEQKNHLNLGDLTSTRDSDDYENRGSNFNPDQEAWYTANKEVRIVRKM, encoded by the coding sequence ATGACTAAACTTCACCTACTACAAATTGCAATCAATGATTATGATCCTAAAAGTAAAGTCAGATCATTGCGTGGTTGTATTAAAGATGCGGATACCTTCTTTGTATTTTTAAAAGAGCATTACAAACACATCTTTGACCCCGAAGATAAAGATAACAAGCCCTTGCGTTTAGAAAACGATGAGGCTACTCGAGCCAATGTTATCAAAAAGGTCAAAACTTTAGCTTCACGAGCAAAAGCTGGTGATTTTGTCATCATCCAATTTGCTGGACATGGTTCGCAAAGCCTTTCGGCAATCGAATTTCGGGATCATCCAAATACCCTCAAGTATGATGAATCTTTATTGTTGTACGATAGTCGATTACCGGATGGCTACGATCTAGCAGACAAAGAGATTGCCAAATTACTGGCTGCTTTTGATGAAAAGGTAGACCTTATTTTTATTGCCGATTGCTGCCACGCTGGAACCATAACCCGTGAAGGAGAAGACGAAGAAATGTTGGCCCGCTATGAACCAGCAAGATCAGGTGAACCCAGGCCACTGAGCAGTTATTATGGTTATGATGACCCCAGAAACCTTCAACTGCCTGAGAGCAACCACATTGCCATAACTGCATGTGAAGGGAAAGAAAAAGCTTTTGAACAAGGCCAAGGTGTTTTCACCAACGCGCTCATTGAGGAGTTGACAGCATCTGAACGCAATGCTTCTTATGCTGAGTTATTCGAGCGGGTTCGCACTCGGGTCAATCAATTCAGCACTGCACAAACTCCTCAATTTGACGTTAGTGGGAATTTTAATGCAAATCGAATTTTTCTTTCCAGAGATGAAAAAACAGCCAATACCTATCAGGTGGTTCGCGATTCCAGCACCCAGCAATGGAAATTGATGCTGGGTGCAGTTCATGGGCTCTCGGATGACATGAAAATAAGTGTGGCAATTCGACCGGCTGACCATCAAAATAAGCCCGCAAAAATGGCCAGGGTCAAAGCAGTCCGTATGGCACATTGTTTATTGGAAGGTTTTGATGCCGATGATTATACGATTCCATATCGCGCAGCAATTGCAAGCGTCCTAAAACCCTCCATTAAGTTCAACCTGCTTGGTGACAAACAACTGTGCCAACAGTTTAAAGATCAATACCACCCAGATACCCCTTTTTTTACCGTTGGTTTTTTTGTAGATGCAGAGTATGACATTAAACTTCAAACTGGTAAATTGGGTTACAGTGCCGAATTGTATCAGGTTTCTACTGGAAAAATAATCCACTTGATTCCTGGAATAAAGCAGTTCGAACAGTTCATGCAGCAGGTTGCTTCGGCACTACAATTGGTAGAAAAATGGGAGCGTTTGCTAGCGGTTCAAAGTAACCACCACACCCCAAACGACAATTTTGAATGGTATATAGATGTAGACGGTGACGTACACCACGAAGATCAATTCAGCGTTGAATTGGCTCAGGATGCTGAAAAGAAAGTCATTGCCGTACCATTCGACATTTGGGTTAAAAATAGTGATCAAAGTCCTCTGTATTTCACACTTCTTCAGTTTAATCGCAATTACAGCATCTTCGCATATCGTTCAGCTGCGGAAGTTGGTCCAGGTAATCTTTACAAACTTCGTTACAGCAGCTTCACCATCAAAGGTGATGCCCTAGAATCAAAATTGATATTCAAGATCATTGTATCCAGAAAACAACTTGATCAAGCCCAATTTGAACAAAAAAATCACCTAAACCTGGGTGACTTAACTTCAACTAGGGACTCTGATGATTACGAAAATCGGGGTAGTAATTTTAATCCAGATCAAGAAGCATGGTACACTGCAAATAAAGAAGTTAGGATTGTACGAAAAATGTAA